Proteins encoded in a region of the Burkholderia ubonensis subsp. mesacidophila genome:
- a CDS encoding LysE family translocator, which produces MDYLSIILFVISTCVTPGPNNVMLMSSGVNFGTARTMRHVIGINVGFPLMLIAVGLGAGAVFHRYPSLHDVLQVVGAVYMLYLAYRIATAPTVDFDAKAGAPLGVMPAALFQWVNPKAWVMAVGAVLTYASTSGTYAFDVLVIALLFCVFGSPCSMVWVFFGTFLRRYLAKPRALRAFNVAMSVLLVVSLVPALHGLVAKGRGDAAAHAPDRPVAGHVAAAHDRLS; this is translated from the coding sequence ATGGATTACCTGTCGATCATCCTGTTCGTGATCTCGACCTGCGTGACGCCCGGTCCGAACAACGTGATGCTGATGTCGTCCGGCGTGAACTTCGGCACCGCGCGGACGATGCGCCACGTGATCGGGATCAACGTCGGCTTTCCGCTGATGCTGATCGCGGTCGGGCTCGGCGCGGGCGCGGTGTTCCATCGCTATCCGTCGCTGCACGACGTGCTGCAGGTCGTCGGCGCGGTCTACATGCTGTATCTCGCGTACCGCATCGCGACCGCGCCGACCGTCGACTTCGACGCGAAGGCGGGGGCGCCGCTCGGCGTGATGCCCGCGGCGCTGTTCCAGTGGGTGAACCCGAAGGCGTGGGTGATGGCCGTCGGTGCGGTGCTGACGTATGCGTCGACCTCGGGCACGTATGCGTTCGACGTGCTCGTGATCGCGCTGCTGTTCTGCGTGTTCGGCTCGCCCTGCTCGATGGTGTGGGTGTTCTTCGGGACGTTCCTGCGGCGCTACCTGGCGAAGCCGCGCGCGCTGCGCGCGTTCAACGTCGCGATGAGCGTGCTGCTTGTTGTCTCGCTGGTGCCGGCGCTGCACGGCCTCGTCGCGAAGGGACGCGGCGACGCGGCCGCCCACGCGCCGGACCGGCCCGTCGCCGGGCATGTCGCGGCGGCGCACGACCGTCTGTCGTAG
- a CDS encoding inosamine-phosphate amidinotransferase 1: MSLVNVHNEWDPLEEMIVGIADGAQVPRPDPGLYALDYAEHHARADEIPSGPYPDQVLAEAAEDLDAFAEFLRGQGVTVRRPEPTDHTATFGTPDWRTDGEYNYCPRDVLLPIGDTIIEAPMALRSRYFESHAYRSHLLDYFASGAQWIAAPRPRLRDATYRANPADGRILANLEPVFDAANVIRMGRDILYLVSRSGNRLGLEWLQRTLGDGYRVHAIEGLYDGTHIDTTITLVRPGLVVLNPERIARAQVPEIFRNWEVIWCPEMVDTGYCWSYPRASIWQGMNFIMVNPSLAVVNDRQLPLIRALEKHRVDVAPLGMRHARSLSGGFHCVSVDIRRRGGLEDYR, encoded by the coding sequence CGAATGGGACCCGCTGGAGGAGATGATCGTCGGGATCGCGGACGGCGCGCAGGTGCCGCGCCCCGATCCGGGCCTCTACGCGCTCGACTATGCCGAGCATCACGCGCGCGCCGACGAGATTCCTTCGGGCCCGTATCCGGACCAGGTGCTCGCGGAGGCGGCGGAAGACCTCGACGCGTTCGCCGAATTCCTGCGCGGGCAAGGGGTGACGGTGCGCCGCCCGGAGCCGACCGATCATACGGCTACGTTCGGCACGCCCGACTGGCGCACGGACGGCGAATACAACTACTGTCCGCGCGACGTGCTGCTGCCGATCGGCGACACGATCATCGAGGCGCCGATGGCGCTGCGCAGCCGCTATTTCGAGTCGCACGCGTACCGCTCGCACCTGCTCGACTATTTCGCGAGCGGCGCGCAGTGGATCGCGGCGCCGCGTCCGCGCCTGCGCGACGCGACGTACCGTGCGAATCCGGCCGACGGCCGGATCCTCGCGAACCTCGAGCCGGTGTTCGACGCGGCGAACGTGATCCGGATGGGCCGCGACATCCTGTACCTCGTGTCGAGGAGCGGCAATCGCCTCGGCCTCGAATGGCTGCAGCGCACGCTCGGCGACGGCTACCGCGTGCACGCGATCGAGGGGCTGTACGACGGCACGCACATCGACACGACGATCACGCTCGTGCGGCCCGGTCTCGTCGTGCTGAATCCCGAGCGGATCGCGCGCGCGCAGGTGCCGGAGATCTTCCGCAACTGGGAGGTGATCTGGTGTCCGGAGATGGTCGACACGGGCTATTGCTGGTCGTATCCGCGCGCGTCGATCTGGCAGGGGATGAATTTCATCATGGTCAACCCGTCGCTCGCGGTCGTGAACGATCGGCAGCTGCCGCTGATCCGCGCGCTGGAGAAGCATCGCGTCGACGTCGCGCCGCTGGGCATGCGCCATGCGCGCAGCCTGAGCGGCGGGTTCCACTGCGTGTCGGTGGACATCCGCCGGCGCGGCGGCCTCGAAGACTATCGCTGA